GGGTCGTGCTGCTCGGCGACCCGACCAAGGCGCTCGGCGCGCTGGCCGAGCCGGAGTGCTCGCGGGTGATCGCCGCGCTCGACCTGGCTGAACGCCTGCAGGTTCCGCTGGAGTGGTTCGCGCTCTCGGCGGGCGCGAAGATCTCGATGTCGTCGGGCGTCGAGAACATGGACTGGGTGGCGGCCGCTCTGAAGCGGATCGTCGAGTTCACCCAGGCCGGCGGCGAGATCAACATCGTCGTCGCGGGCATCACGGTCGGCGCGCAGCCGTACTGGAACGCCGAGGCGACGATGCTCATGCACACCAAGGGCATCCTGGTGATGACGCCGGACTCGGCCATGGTGCTCACCGGCAAGCAGTCGCTGGACTTCTCCGGCGGGGTCTCGGCCGAAGACAACTTCGGCATCGGCGGGTACGACCGGGTCATGGGCCCGAACGGTCAGGCGCAGTACTGGGCGCCGAATCTGCCGGCTGCTCGCGACGTCCTCATGAAGCACTACGACCACACGTACGTGGTGCCGGGTGAGGCCGCACCCCGACGCGCGTCGACCGTCGACCCGGCCGACCGGGACGTGTCCGACTTCCCGCACGCGATCGTCGGCAGTGACTTCCGGACGGTGGGCGAGATCTTCTCGTCGTCGTTGAACCCGGATCGGAAGAAGGCGTTCGACATCCGGACGGTCATGCGGGCGCTGTCCGATCAGGACCATCCGGTGCTGGAGCGGTGGGCCGGGATGGCCGACGCGGAGACGTCGGCGGTGCAGGACGTGCACATCGGCGGACGGCCGGTGTGCCTGATCGGGATCGAGTCGCGGTCGGTGCCCCGGCGCGGGTTCCCGCCCACCGACGGCCCCGACACCTACACGGCCGGGACGCTGTTCCCGCGGTCGTCGAAGAAGACCGCGCGGGCGATCAACGCGGCCTCGGGCAACCGGCCGCTGGTCGTGCTGGCGAACCTGTCGGGCTTCGACGGGTCACCCGAGTCGATGCGCAAGCTGCAGCTGGAGTACGGCGCCGAGATCGGGCGGGCGATCGTCAACTTCCGCGGGCCGATCGTGTTCTGCGTGATCTCGCGGTACCACGGCGGGGCGTTCGTCGTGTTCTCGAAGGCGCTGAACCCGAACATGACCGTGCTGGCGCTGGAGGGCTCGTTCGCGTCGGTGCTCGGTGGGGCTCCGGCCGCGGCCGTGGTGTTCTCGTCCGAGGTGAACAACCGGACGGCGACCGACCCGCGGGTGACCGAGCTGCAGTCGCAGCTGCCGACCGTGAGCGGCGCCGATCGGGCCGCGCTGACCGCGCGGCTCGCGGACGTGCGGTCGGCGGTGCGGGCCGAGAAGCTCGGTGAGGTCGCGGCCGAGTTCGACCGCGTGCACAGCATTCAGCGGGCGGTGGAGGTGGGGTCGGTCGACGCGATCATCAGCGCCGCGGAGCTGCGTCCGAAGATCATCGAGGCGATCGAGGCGGGGATCGCAGCCAGTCTCGAATCGTCGCGTTGAACCGGTCGGGGGCCTCGACGTTCCAGGCGTGGCCGACGCCGGGGACGATTCGGCCGGTCGCGCCCGGGATCTGGGTCACCGAGCGGCGGATGATCGGGGACTCCCGGCCGCCGGCCAGCACGAGCGTCGGCGCCGGGGCGGCGGTCGGCGGGGCGCCGGCGGACGGTCGGCGGCCGGCGGACGGGCGGTAGCGGGAGACTTCCTGGGCGGCGCGGAGGTAGGTGCCGGGGCGGAGCGCGCGGATGGCCTCGGCGTGCGCGGCCCGGGCGTCTTCCGGCAGGCCGAGACGGCGGGCCTGCGCGTCGACGAGCCGGGCGCTCCGTAGCTGGGCGGTCGTCAGCCGGACGCCGGCGCGCAGGAACCAGCGGTGGGGCCACGGCTCGGCGGTCACCCCGCTGACGACGGCGCGCTCCACGACGTCGGACGGGAGCTCGAGGGCGACGTAGCCGCCGAGGGAGAGCCCGACGACGGCGGCGCGGCCCGCGGTCGAGCGGATCACGTCCGCGACCCGGGCCGCGGTGTCCGACAGCGACACCCACGGGACGCCGTTGCTGAGCCCGTGGCCGGGCAGGTCCACGACCAGGCAGTAGCGGTCGGGGAACGCCGGGAGCTGGCGCCACCACATCCACCCGGCGGTGGCGATGCCGTGCAGGAACACCAGCGCCGGGGCGGCCGGATCGCCAGTCCGTTCCACGTGGAGCAACACCCGGCCAGGGTGGCACGCGCGCCTCTAGGATGCCGACCGTGAGGATCACCCACGTCGGTGGGCCGACGGTTCTGTTCGAGGTGGCGGGCCGCCGGATCCTGACCGACCCGACGTTCGACCCGCCCGGCCGTCGGTACAACTTCGGTCTCGGGACCGCGTCCCGGAAGGTGGCGGGTCCGGCCCTGTCGGCCGACGCCGTCGGCCCGGTCGACGTCGTGCTGCTCAGCCACGACCACCACGCCGACAATCTGGACGACGCCGGGCGCGCCGTTCTCCCGTCGGCCGGCACCGTGGTGACGACGACGAGCGGGGCCCGGCGGCTGGGTCTGCCGAACGCCCGGGGGCTGGCGCCGTGGGAGTCGACGGTGCTCTCCTCGCTGGGAGTGCCCGACCTGACGATCACCGCGACGCCGTGCCGGCACGGTCCGCCGCTGTCGCACCCGATCGTGGGGGACGTGGTGGGGTTCGCGCTGTCCTGGGAGGGCGCGGGCACGCTGTGGATGACCGGCGACACCGTGCTGTACGACGCGGTGCGCGAGGTGCCGAAGCGGATCGACGTCGACACGATGTTGTTGCACCTGGGCAGCGTGCAGTTCGGGTTGACCGGTCCGGTGCGGTACTCGATGAACGCGCGCGAGGGTGCGGAGTTGATCGAGCTGGCCGGGCCGAGGGTGGTGGTGCCGGTGCACTACGAGGGGTGGAGCCACTTCCACGAACCGGAGTCCGAGGCCCGTTCGGTTCTCGGTGGTGGGCAGGTGCACTGGCTCGAACGCGGGGTAAGTACCGAGGTATGACCTCAGCACTGGAACTGCACGGGACGCCGCACGTCGACCGGTACCTGGAGACGAACGGCGAGGACGGTTACCACTGGCGGAACGGGACGACGATCCTGTTGCTGTTCACGAAGGGGCGGAAGTCGGGTGAGCAGCGGACGCATGCGCTGATCTTCCGGCCGTGGGGGGACGGGTCTTATCTGGTGGTCGCGTCCAAGGGTGGGAACGATGTGGCGCCGGCCTGGTTCCTGAATCTGGAGGCCGATCCGGCGGTCGAGGTGCAGGTGAAGGGGGATCGGTTCGCGGCGCGGGCTCGGGTGGCTACGCCGGAGGAGAAGCCGGGGATGTGGGCGGAGATGGTTTCGGCTTGGCCGGATTATGACGAGTACCAGAAGAAGACGAGTCGCGAGATTCCGGTAGTGGTGCTGGAGCGCGTTTAGGTTTTTGGTAGTGGTCCGCGGGGCCGGGGTGCGAGCTACCAAGCTGACGCTGGTTGCGTCGGCCGCCTCGGCCGCGGCGGGGCGGTCGCCACCGCATTGGGGCTCTTGCCCGTGAACACCTCGAGCGGCTAGCTGTCCGCATGGACCGGCCGCCTGGGGCATCGAGCGTCGGCGCGCCGAACGGCAGGATCCGCGCGTCCGGCGCCCCCGCCGCGGCGGGGCATGGTCTATTGCATTGGCGTTTTTCTCCGGCCGGTACCGCATACGGGCTCTGGCTCGCGAGCTAGGGCTCGGCGCGTACGGCGCGCTCAGCCACCGCCGGGCCGGCGCGTTGGGTAGGGCGCCTCGATCGACAGGTCGACCCGCCGGGGCCGCAGCGCCGACTCCAACACGTCCACGCGGTTCGCCGGAGGAACGCGGCCTCGGCGTCTTCGGACGGGCCGCCCAGGGGCGCCAGGGCCGCGAACAGCGGCCCCGGGTGTACTGGTCGCGGTCCTCGGCGAGCAGGTCGTGGTCGTCCAGCATTGGCGCGGGGCTTCCCAGCGGGTTGGGCTGTCGCTGCAGTCGAATGTGCGGCGCCTCCGGAACCGCGACCGATCTCGAGGCGTCGCTAGCGGGCGCAGTCAGCGCTATGCCCAAAGCCGGTGGCGACCCGTTCCAAACTGGTCGGATGCCTTTCCGGGCCCGAGGTCCGCCGACGATTCGGTCGCGCGGCGCGGCGCGCGGGCAATCAGCGCTGCTGGCGAAGATGCGGCGATCCGCTGGAGCCCGGTTGGGCCGGGCCGCCGGGTCCGCCACCGCACGGTCGCGCGGCGTCGCCACCGCACGGTCGTGCGACGTCGCCACCGCACGGTCGCGCGGCGCGGCCCGGGCGTGGGTCGGCTGAGGGCGGGCGCGGGGACGACCTCGGGTGGCGTCGGCCGGGTCTGTGGGTTGGCGGCCGCGACAGCCCGATCCGATCGATCTCGACGCGTTGCTGGCGGGCGCGGTCAGCGCTGCGCGAAGTCGGTGGGGAACCGTTCCGAACCGGTCGGACGCGTTTCCGGGCCCGCGGTCTGCAGACGATTCGGTACGCGGCGCGGCGCGGGTGCGATCAGCGCTGCTGGCGAGGATGCGGCGATCGGCTGGAGCCCGGTTGGGCCGGGCGGCCGGGTCCGCCACCGCACGGTCGTGCGGCGTCGCCACCGCACGGTCGTGCGATGTCGCCACCGCACGGTCGTGCGGCGTCGCCACCGCACGGTCGTGCGATGTCGCCACCGCACGGTCGTGCGACGTTGCCACCGCACGGTCGCGCGGCGCGGCCCGGGCGCGGGTCGGCTGAGGGCAGACGCGGGGACGACCTCGGGTGGCGTCGGCCGGGTCTGTGGCTCGGCGGCCGCGACAGCATGATCCGATCGATCTCGACGCGTTGCTAGCGGGCGCCCCGAGACCGACCGCGACCCTGGCGGCCCGGCCGCACCAGTGAGCCTGTGCTGAAGGCCGCCGCGGTCAGCCTGACGGGGGATTCTCGGCCGCCGCCTGACGGGCCGCGGGCATGCCTGCCTCCGCAGATCCGACCGCCCGAGCGCGGAGCCCGCACGTGTAGCCGCCGAGCCACAGACCCGTCCGGCGCCTAAGGGGATGCCCCCGCATCCGCTCTCGGTCGAGACACCCGGGCCGCGTCGCGCGACCGTGTGGTGGCGGCCCCGACAGTCCGGTCCGACCGGTCTGAAGCGGTTCGCCACCGACGTTGCGCACAGCGCTGACTGCGCCTTCGGGAATGTGAGGCCCGCTCCGAGATTCGGGCGCGCCGGCATCGATGTGGAGCCACCTCCCCGAATCGGCCACGGAATTGGCCGTCGATCATCGTGTGATTGTCATCGGCCCCGCCCGAATGCAATTCTTTCATGAAGTCCTCATGAGAATCAGCCCCCGATAAACCCCGCTCATGAGCGGCTCATGAAGGTGAGTCGATCGCTGAAAATAGAGTCGCTTATTTGCCCGATCGGCTTTTCTTTGCGCTCCGGGCTGTGATCGAATTCGTCCGTCGCTGCCGATTCCCGTGGAAGAAAGCTGGTCGATGAGCTTACGCAAGATGTTTACTGGGGCGATGGTCGCGGCGCTGGTGAGCGTCGCCGCTGCCTGCGGAACCAGTGAGGAGAACGGCAGTTCGGAGTCGGGCACCGCGTTCACTCCGCCGAAGTTGTCGGCGCTGAACAAGCTCGGCACCCCCGAGGGCGCGTTGAACGTATTGGCGTGGGCGGGGTACGCCGAAGACGGTTCGAACGACCCGAAGGTCGACTGGGTGACGCCCTTCGAGAAGGCGACCGGGTGCCAGGTCGACGTGAAGGTGTTCGGCACGTCCGACGAGGCCGTGTCCCTCATGAAGACCGGCCAGTACGACACCGTGTCCGCGTCCGGAGACGCCTCGCTGAGGCTGATCGCCGGCGGGGACGTCGAGCCGGTCAACACCGGCCTGGTGCCGAACTACGCCGACCTGTTCCCGTTCCTGAAGAACCAGGCCTGGAACAGCGTCAAGGGCGTCTCCTACGGCATCCCGCACGGGTGGGGCGCGAACCTGCTGATGTACCGCACCGACACGGTGAAGCCGGCACCCACGTCCTGGTCGGCCGTGTTCGAGGACAACCCGTCCACCAAGGGCAAGGTCACGGCGTACGACTCGCCGATCTATATCGCCGACGCGGCGCTCTATCTGATGAAGACGAAGCCCGACCTGAAGATCACGAACCCCTACGCGCTGGACGACAAACAGTTCGCAGCAGCCGTCGGACTGTTGAAGAAGCA
This is a stretch of genomic DNA from Cryptosporangium phraense. It encodes these proteins:
- a CDS encoding alpha/beta fold hydrolase, with amino-acid sequence MLLHVERTGDPAAPALVFLHGIATAGWMWWRQLPAFPDRYCLVVDLPGHGLSNGVPWVSLSDTAARVADVIRSTAGRAAVVGLSLGGYVALELPSDVVERAVVSGVTAEPWPHRWFLRAGVRLTTAQLRSARLVDAQARRLGLPEDARAAHAEAIRALRPGTYLRAAQEVSRYRPSAGRRPSAGAPPTAAPAPTLVLAGGRESPIIRRSVTQIPGATGRIVPGVGHAWNVEAPDRFNATIRDWLRSPPRSPR
- a CDS encoding MBL fold metallo-hydrolase, translating into MPTVRITHVGGPTVLFEVAGRRILTDPTFDPPGRRYNFGLGTASRKVAGPALSADAVGPVDVVLLSHDHHADNLDDAGRAVLPSAGTVVTTTSGARRLGLPNARGLAPWESTVLSSLGVPDLTITATPCRHGPPLSHPIVGDVVGFALSWEGAGTLWMTGDTVLYDAVREVPKRIDVDTMLLHLGSVQFGLTGPVRYSMNAREGAELIELAGPRVVVPVHYEGWSHFHEPESEARSVLGGGQVHWLERGVSTEV
- a CDS encoding nitroreductase family deazaflavin-dependent oxidoreductase, whose product is MTSALELHGTPHVDRYLETNGEDGYHWRNGTTILLLFTKGRKSGEQRTHALIFRPWGDGSYLVVASKGGNDVAPAWFLNLEADPAVEVQVKGDRFAARARVATPEEKPGMWAEMVSAWPDYDEYQKKTSREIPVVVLERV
- a CDS encoding ABC transporter substrate-binding protein gives rise to the protein MSLRKMFTGAMVAALVSVAAACGTSEENGSSESGTAFTPPKLSALNKLGTPEGALNVLAWAGYAEDGSNDPKVDWVTPFEKATGCQVDVKVFGTSDEAVSLMKTGQYDTVSASGDASLRLIAGGDVEPVNTGLVPNYADLFPFLKNQAWNSVKGVSYGIPHGWGANLLMYRTDTVKPAPTSWSAVFEDNPSTKGKVTAYDSPIYIADAALYLMKTKPDLKITNPYALDDKQFAAAVGLLKKQKANVGEYWSDYLKEVSAFKAGDSVVGTTWQVIANVAKTEGADVEAVLPSEGSTGWSDTWMVGAKSKHKTCAYKWLDHIVSPKANAQVAEYFGESPANPKACAFTADKKHCDTYHAGDAAYAKQIWYWSTPITQCLDGRTDVKCTDYSAWTKAWTEIKG